ACGTGGCAAAATTCTGATAAACATTAAGGAAGAGTTgacattaaaatgtataaataaaagtaatttaatgtCTAACAATAATGGATTCATAAGACAAATTCTGATAAATGCAAACAGATGATCGCAATATACTCGCTAAAAATCAGGCTAGCATTGATTAAGCATGTGAGATGTTCACAGCATAACATCAAGCAAAAAGTGCAGTTACAGCGCAGCTGTGCAAGGGATCATCACTGGGTATTGGCATGGTGTAAGGGGTTGTTTTTTCCCAGAGTGAACAGAGGGTAGGGAGAAAAGGAGTGCAGTCTGCCCCCCATCCCCAGCCATAGGTCAGAAATGAAGTTTCTGCTGAACAACAAGCTATTATCCAGCAATTGTCCAATGGTGAACCACATGGGTATACCAAATTTGTTAATTAGATagttttaaggttttgtttttatttttgtttcttggttaTAGACATTGCCATGGTGGACATTTTTCTGATTATTGTTTTTAACATCTGCTTAATTAACTGTTTCGGGATAAATTGCCAGGGTAATGCTGGCTGAATCAAAAAATTCAGTGCAATCTTTTGTGGCTTTAGCTTGGCAATGCTGAGAAATTCAAGTCATGTTTTTAGTTTAGAAACTAAGTGTATTGATGAAGCACTTGTTTGCTGGGGAAATCACTATGTTGAGTAGATAAAGGCTCACTCAGCAAACTGGAAAAGCTGTTGGCTTCAGTATCTACCTATGATTTTCTCTCCAACCTTCAGGGATGCATAGATGGAGTCTCTGGTTTGATGACCTGTCCTTTGGCGCCCCCTTCTGGAAGACTCAGTCATCAGCCTGTGCGGGCCCTCCCAAGAGAGCTGTGTGGGGTGAAATGGGGCCAAGTAGAAGGGGCCAGCTGGGAGAAGTCTTGTGTTGGGGTGAGTTGGCAGAGGGGACCCCACCCATCACTCACACAAGGGCCCAGGTAGCATCTGTAAGGATGTCGAGCCTGAAGGTCTGGCCCCCTAAGAGTAGGGTGACTTCCACATTGCAGTTGGTGATTTACTAATGAACAAATCTGGTTCTACCACTTCTCTTTCACCTCCCATCCATCActcaactgatttaaaaaatcctCTATTAGCTTCCTCTCTTGTTTGTGTATCACAGTCTTGCCCTGGCCGTGGGTGGTGGGGGTTGTGAGGTGGGGGTGCATGTTTGGCACCAAGTCTGTGGTGCTTTTCTAAGTACAGTACCTCGGAGTTTTGACTAGATGTCTGCCTCCACTGACAGACTATGAGCTGGATAGGATAAAGTCCCAGCTATAGCTTGGCACAGAGTCTTCCGGTCTTgtctccctcctgcctctccaGCCTTGTTTCTTCTAACTTCTTATGGTGCACCCTGTGGACTCCATCCCCTGAGCAGGCcgcactcttttttattttattttatttttatttatactttaagttctagggtacatgtgcacaatgtgcaggtttgttacatatgtatacatgtgccatgttggtgtgctgcacccattaactcgtcatttacattaggtttatctcctaatgctactCCTCCCCGCTCCCCTCACCCCTTGACagcccccagtgtgtgatgttccccttcctgtgtccaagtgttctcattgttcagttcccacctatgagtgagaacatgtggtgtctggttttctgttcttgcaatagtttgctgagaatgatggcttccagctgcatccgtgtccctacaaaggacatgaactcatccttttttatggctgcatagtattccatggtgtatatgtgccacatttgtttaatccagtctatcattgatggacatttgggttggttccaagtctttgctattgtgaatagtgctgcaataaacatacgtgtgcatgtgtctttatagcagcatgatttataatcctttgggtatatacccagtaatgggatggctgggtcaaatggtatttctagttctagatccttgaggaatcgccacactatctctTTTGCAACCCCAGGCCTTTGCCTGTGCCGTGTCCTCTGTCTGGAGTGCCTGGTCCTCCTTTCCTCCGTGCAACTCAAATGTCTCTTCCAGTCGCAGCTGAAATATGACCTCCCTAAGGAAGTCCCCCTCAACTCCCCAGGCGGAAGGTGTTCCTTTCTGGGTGCCTGGAGCACCTGTCTGTGTCACTCAGTTGGCTTCCACGTGCCTAGTGACAGTGTGTGACTGTCCCCTCACACGTCCCCACCCTGTGAGCTGGCCCTGTGTCTGATGCATATTGCCTAGCAGAAGGCCTGGCACACTGTAGGCACTCAAGaatgttttttgaatgaatgaaggaatgaatgtgCTTCATGATGGTGGAGTTTGGGGGTTCGCTAATTGAGGGAGGACACCCCAGGGAGATGTAGTTAAGTGTGTGTCTGACCCCACCCAAGCCCTGGAGGTGGGAGGACAAGCTCTGAGGCAGGGAGACGATAATGGGACCTTTTGTGATTCTTAGATGCTTCAGATCCTGCTCCCAGGGATGTGGGCTCCTGAAACTGGTTGAGTTAATCTTAGCAAGTTAAGTGTTGTGATGTCACCTGAGGAATGCAATTAAGGCTCAGTCCTGCTGCTGAAGGACCTGTGAAGCATCACAACACTGGCTGCCATAATTGGAGGCGCTGAGGATGGGTGGGATGTGGGGCTTGGTGGTGGGTTCCCGGCTCACACAGCTGCCTCCTGCCTGAGCGCTGGGGAATCTCTGGGATCAACTACAGGTTGGATCTGTGGTTTTGGATCCTCACCTCAACAGTGACAGGTCAGTGCCTCTTCCAAGAGAATTGTGGGGTGAGGGTCTGTGTTGGGTCTGTGCAGGTTCTAAAAAGCAGAGGTGGGTACAGCTTACTTGTTTTAGAGAACATGTACAGTGTGGATGGACATCCTAACAGTACAACTGTGGCCCAAGCGGGGTGTAGGACCTTGTTCCCAAAGACATGGGTTTGAGCAAAGCTCCAGGTAGATTGgttgtgtgatcttggggaaATTGCTCAtcctttctgggtttcatttttCCCTTAGGAAAATGGGAGTAATGATGCCTGCTTCCTATGGTCCGCGTGAGGGTTACGTGGGATATGGGATAATTTGTATAAAGTGTTCACCTGGTGCCAGGCTGGTTCCACGAGCGGTGGAAGCAGCAGTTGTCCTGATTCCTATCTGCAGAGTCCAGGGAGCACCGCTGACTTGACAGGGAGATCTTGTCGCCCGAAAACTGGGGTCTCATCTCCACAGGAAGTGGGGAGTGGAAGGTCACAGGCATCAGGGCACCAGAGAGGAGCGGCACAGAGGCTCCGGGGGGGCCGTGGGATGTAAGGGCTGAAGGGATGGTGCTGATGGCATGGGGACTCCCTTTGGAGAGGGTGGCACAGTGTGGTGGCAGCAGGAAGACAGGTGGGATCCACTTGCTGCCTGTACATTCAACTGGGAAAGAAAACAATCGCTCAGGAGCAGGGCCCAGTTTTCCACATAGTGTGGTTATTCTAATATTGTTTGTCGCACAAGACAGCTTATGGTAGTGCGGATTCTGCCTTTTCAAGggtttaaaagtgtttctattgGAAAACAACACAAACACTGACTTGCTTCAGAGTCTTTAGTTTCTCCCCATTCTTGACTTGAGGCATCTGCTAAATTGGGGTAGGTTGGAGGGAGGAGGATGCAGCTCCTGTGTCCAGGAACCCCTCAGTCCCAGCAAACAGAGTCCTGTCTTGAGAATTTTCAGGGAAGCATCTTGCAGGGCAGCGACTTTGAGTCACGTTTGCACGGGGTCGGATGAGTGCAGGGGTCCTGGTGGCCTGAGACTGGGTGTGGGAATGTGGGCAGGTACAAGAGGGAGAAGGCTCTTGGAGGAAGCACCATCTGCTGTGGACTGGCTGGGACAAGGTGCTGCTCTCTCCTCCCAGATTCTCCACCCACTGTCCCCGGCTGCTGCACCCCTGCACCTCCACGTCTGCCCCCTGCCCGGGGCCAGGGCCCAGCAGTCATGACAGACACCCCAGTGGAGGAATCCCTCTTCCAAATCATCCACTGCTTCCACCAGTATGCAGCCCGGCAAGGCGATGTGGAGACCCTGTCCCTGCAGGAGTTGCAGGCCCTGCTCGTGGACAACGTGCCCCGCTTCATGGACAGCTTGGTACGCAGGGTCTGGGATCAGGGTGGGGGTTGAAGTGGGGCCCGGGCACCAATACAGGGTGGATTCTGGGGTGGCAAGTGAGTGTTGAAAGCAAATGCTGAGGTTATTACAGAGGGCGCTGTCTCTcatgagaatcttttttttttttttttttttctggagatggaacctgactctgtcgcccaggctggagtgcagtggtgcaatctctgctcactgcaacctccgcttcccaggttcaagtgattcttgtgcctcagcctcctgagtagctgggattataggcggccactatcacgcctggctaattttttgtatttttagtagagatggggtttcaccatgttggccaggctggtcttgaactcctggcctcaagcaatccacccgccttagcctcccaaagtgctgggattacaggtgtgagcaaccgtgcctggccctgagaATCTTTAATTCACGGGACGGCGGGATCTGTGGCCACAGTGGAGTGGCCCCAGCACAGCTGTGTTTCTTGTCCTTCCCTCTCCCAGAACtccctgcctggcctccctccAGCCCAAACTTAGCTGATTTCCTGGAACTCAGTCCTAACTCCAAACCTGTTTATGCCTCTGCCCATCTACTTCCTGAGTACAGGCCCTCCACCTCCCCTCTGCCCACAGGCTCATCGAGGCAGTGCCTCTGCCCCTCACCCCATGCCACCTTCCAAGCCCTTTGAATTTAGCCCATTCTCCTGGGCTGCACAAGCCTGGGCCTCCTGCTCCCATGCATGGGGGAGGCATAGCAGGAGCTGCAGTGGCCCCCCTAACCAGAGTAGgagtagggtggggtggggttagGAAATATtacttccccttccacctcctgTCCCCAGAATCTCTCAGATCTGGACAGGCCCAGTTCCCAAATCCAGGCTTAGACAGCCCTCAGGCCCTACCCATCTTCTTTGTCATCAGACCCAGACCCATGATTACTGGGCTCCTTGGGACCTGCAAGGCCTGCAAGGGTGTCTGTGGGGGTGCTCCTGTCTAGCCATGCCCCGGGGTGTCTGGACTGTCATCTCCAGAGGACTTCTGGTCCATCCTGACTCAAGGCCACTCCATCCAGGAAAACGCTCTTCTTTGGTCACTTCCCGTCTCCCCAGCCTTGCCTCTGCTTACTGGAGTGTTACTCTGCGGGCTGTAGAGAGGGACGGAGCGAGGGGGAAGTGATTGTGGGTGGTCCTGTTTCCAGGAAACCTTGTCCTTTCTAGGGCAAACTGTACCAGGACGGCCCGGACCCTGCACTCATGGGACTCAAAGCCCCACCAGGGTACAGGGCCCTTGGGGACAGACCCTGGACACAGGGCAGCCCTGGGGAATGTGGGCCGAGGTTAGGGAAGCTGGGAGAGCCTGTCCCAGGCGGGAAGCCTCCAGCTTCTCTCTGGGTGACCAGCTTTGTGGAACAGTTAAGATCACAGGAACAGGTGGTGGGGGTGGGCCctgaggagacagaggctgcaaaCCTGCCCACAGCTGCTTCCCCCAAATGGTTTCTAGGGCTTCACACTGGCTCCTCATGTCCACCAGCCAAATCTTGCTGAAAGCTGCCTCATCTGCCCTGCCCAGTGCTCCCAATGTCCACCTCGTGTCTTCCCGCTCTGTCCCTGTGCTGTGCTCTGGCTTGTGACTTTCTTCATGCTGTTCCTTCCAGCTCAAATGCGTCTTTCCTCTCCTCTACGATCCCCATTTCTCAGCCCTCAGGGACATATCTGGGCCACCTGCCTCGGAACAACCTGGACAGCTCCAGGGCTCCTGGCTTTGTCCTTTCCCTCGTTCTGCGCTCTATGTGGGCCCGGTGCCCGGGGGTCAGAGGTTCGCATGCTGTGCCTCTGCCTGGGAATTGCTCCCGAAGCAGGCAAATGCACAGGCATGCAAACCTCTGACCCCCTGGGCACTAGCCTTGCAGCAGCGCTGGGGATGCAGACTTGAGGGCCAGGTCGACTCTGCTCCTGGGGAGCTCCCAGTGTGGAGGAGGAAGGCACCGCCCTGCCTTGAGGAAGCCCTGGCTGGGGTGTCCCTCCAGAGGAGCCTCCAGCCCAGCTGTGAAGAGAGGCATAAACAGCTGCTGCCGGTGGATGCAAAATCGTCTGGGATGCCAGGGCTGCCTGGGCACTGAACACAGTTAACCATCAGTGGTGCCCAGTTTACCTCCTTTGTCTGCACACATGCAGCTGGCTCCAGGCTTGGTTATGGGGGCACCCACCATGCCCCTGTCTCTTGAGCCTGATTTTGCAGCATTCAGAGTCCTAGTCACTGACTATTGGAGTGAGGAGTCATTTCCTGTAAGCCCTTGCAGGCAAGGCCAGGCCACAGTTACCCCATCCCCTCCCAGTGGGCTGTGGGGAGCCTGGCAGGTGGGCTGCAGGCCTGGGTGGGTGGTTGACACTCTGCCCGCTTCTCAGGGCCGGAAGGAGCCGTACTATATCACAGAACTGTTCCAGGCTGCAGACAAGAACAAGGACAACCAGATCTGCTTCGATGAGTTCCTCTACATCTTGGGAAAGCTGGTGAAGGACTACCACCTGCAGTACCACCGGCAGCTGTGCGCTCACCACTGTGCTCGACATAGCCTCTACTAGAGGGAGCTCAGGCAGCCTCCTGCCCACCGGAGCCTGACCCAGGAGGAGGTGTGGCCTGGCTATCAGGAACTGAAAGGAGAACCCagctgtgtgtgtctctgtgtgtgtgcacatgtctgTACCTGTCTGTGGAAAGGAGAGCCGTGTGAGAGAGAATAAAGCAATTTCATACATATTTCCAAGGATTTGTCAGTATGTGGTTCTGGGCTTCACCTACAATCCAGAAAAAGAAGTTTCAGTCCCAACCTGGGAAAGATCTATTTTAGATGAATGAAATAGCCCTTGCCTCCAGGAAGCTCCTGTTTGAGTGGAAGAAACAGCTTCTATCtccagggagaccctgtctgagGGGGCAGACACGCTCCTACCTCCAGGGAGCCCCTGTCTGAGGGGGAGATACAGCTTATATCtccagggagaccctgtctgagGGGGAGACACAGCTTATTCCTCTAGGGAGTTTATATCTGATGGGGGAGACACCACGTCTGATTCCAGGGGGCCCCATCTGATGGGGAGACAGTCCCCACCTGCAGTGTTCAGCCTGAGAAGGAAGAGTCTCCTTTCCTGGGGAGATAGACAGCGAGGCCTCATCCATggtcactcactcacccaccacgCAGGTGGTAGCACGGGGTGAGGGTAGGGGTGAACTAACATGCCCCTCTGACAGCATCCCTACTCTGAAAGAGAGCCTCAAGAACCGGCGAGCAAGGGTGGGGCTGAGCCTGGGAAGAGACCAGGATAAGGAGGCAGGTGCATTTCTAGCAGAGGGAACAACAGTAGAAAATCATAAAGTATGTCCGGGAGCAACAGAAAGTTTGCTCAGAAATTAGCGTTCATGGAGAAAAGAGTAGAAAGTCAGCTTGAATGGGTGGGTTAGGACCAGAGTCTGGAAGTCCCTGAAAACTGAGCATTGGAATTTGGACGGTATCCTTTTGGTAAGGGATCCTGAGTTGTTAAGtgtggggaaggggtgagggCCCTGGGACCAGCTCTGCTTTAGGAAACTAGTGGTGGGGGTTTGGGGTGGAGGAAGACAGAGCAGACCTGCAGAGGCTAGCTGGAGGCTGTGAAGAAGAGGTAAACAGCTTCATGGGGACGGAAGCGAGGAGGCATCAGAAAAGGCAGAACGTCAAAGCCCAGACCTGGGCACAGACTGAGGGAGAGGAGGATCCAGAATGAGCTGGAGGTTTCAGGCGCTGGCGATTGGCATGGGACTTCGGTGCCTGGGTGGGAGCCAGTCTGCAGGGAAAATTGTGTGCTGGGTTTGCCCATGCTGAGTCACACACTGACAGGAGCTGAGCCAACAATCCAGCCTGGCAGAACCACAGACACCTGTTAAGGGAACAGCAATGAGTAGAACCTGGGTGATAGTCAacccaggaaggcttcctggaggagagaaGGGTTGAGTCTGTTTTTTTCTACAACATGATGATGGATGTGAGGCTTACTTCTGACCGAGGGCTATTCATGACCCACTGATCCAAGTCCTCCGGTGTCCCTGACACCACCCACCTGAGACCTGCCCCTGCGCttgctctgtttctttttcctcttcctctctcctgggACATCAGGAAATTAATGCAGAATCTCTTAGGGAGGGTCTCCTCTGCCTTCAGGAACTTTCAGAGCCCATTTTAATGGGTTGTTTTCTTCTGAGGGTTGGTCTGGGAACCGGTGTCCTGAGCTTACTGAGATAGAAATCATGGATTTTGAAAGAGTGATGGAAGGTGACGCACCACCTGTGCACAGGACTGCAGGGTCACTTAAGAAACTCGGTCTGGTTCCCTCTCCATCTGGTCCTTTGCGCCAAACGTGGTGGGTTGTCCCTGGAGCTGAGCTGGAGACCTTTTTTCTCATCAGTCAGGCTCTGGGGCAGAATTTGCCCCCGTTTGCTCCAGACCTGGCCTGCTGTCCCTCCCACACTTGCCATCAGCTTAGTTTGCCTTTCAGGACCCTCCTTGGGAGATGTCTGCACCCCATTCCCCTTTTCATTCTCTCCTGTGGAGGGGCATCTTCTGCTGCACTGTGCTTGTTTCGTACTCTCCACCGAGACAGGATCTCAGTGTCCCCATAAACGCTCAGCAGGTGCTTGGGGAAGGAATGCAGAATTGGAGCCCATGGGACTGGAATTGATGACCTGGATCTGTGCTCCTTCCCGCAGGCCCCTGGCTGTGTCTAGAGGCATGAAGACCATTGCCTGAGTTACTTAGGCCACTCTTCTTCCAGGCCCAGGGGAGAAATGTCTGTCTCACCTGAGAGGTGCTGGGCTCCACAGGCATTGAGTACGAAGCAGGGGCGCCCAGCCTGagccctccctgcccctctcctgcccccttcTGGGGGTTTCTTCACCAGCTCTGCCTGCTCTGTCCTCATTTCCTTGGCCTCAGGATTGGGCCTGTCAGGTCTGTTGGGACACACCCGGGGACTGAGCCCTTTCCTGTAAACATGACCAGGTTCTGCTCCCTCTAGGTTGCCCCATGTCCGCCAGGCTGCTTACAGCCTCTGCCTTTCCCCCCATATGCTTACCCAAGTCCTGATACCTTTTGCTGCAAGGTCAGTTCAGCCTGGCTCCTGCTGCCCCAAAAGCACCCAAGGCTGTCTGTCCAGAGGCACAGTTTCTGGGGAGGGGGCGACATTCCATGATCTTGCCGATCAACCTGTACATGGTGTGGGGAGGAGGTCACCACTCGGGACTCCCTCACTGGACCTGGGAAAGGACCTGGAGTAATgccctatgcctcagtttccccatctgccaaATAGGGATAATTATGCTTGTAATGTCCACATCACAAGGTTTCTGGGAATATCAAATGAGTCAGTGGAtgcaaaatactttgaaaatatgatGCGGTGCTTTGAGGCAGGTCCTGTTAGGCCAGGTCACATAGGACAGTACGTGGTGAATAATAGGTATTAACCAAGGGTGGATCCTTGGTTGACAACTTGTCATGTCAGATATGGCGTTGTTTTCCTATAAGAGCTTGATTCACCTTTTGTCAAGGAAGTTAGACTGCATTTGGTTGATGAATTGATACCCTGCCTTCTTCCAGAAATGATTTAAGATGGCTGAGTGTGATAAAGAGAATTTCCGCCTTGGATAAGGGAAAGGCCAAActtaattttgtattcatttatcCCCTCAATAAGTATTAATTGAACACTTAGTAGGTGCCAGGCCCTAGGGTTGTGAAAAgaaatgtgatttcttttctaaatggTCTCCTGGtcccagagaaaagacagaaaataaacaaatgaatcatAACATAGCAGGGCAAATGCTGTGATGGGTAAGGATTTGGGTAGTGTGGAGGAGAGAAGAATTAACTCTGCATTGATGGCgtgaaggcaggcagatcagggaTGGACTTGGAGCGGATGATGCCTGAGCTGGATCAGGAAGGGTGAGGAGGACATTACCGGGACAAAAGACATTACAGGCGGGAATAGGAAGTGGATGCTGTCACATCACATCATGAGTCACTCAATCATTTGATACGCTGAATTACTAAGTCTCCCTGtggggctcagtttcctcatctgtacaataggCATTGTAATAGTACATACATCACTGGGTtagtgtgagaattaaatgatcaATGCAAATAATGCAACTAATCTAAGTGAGCACTTAGAATAGTTCCTGGACGTGGGAAATGCCCAGTGAGTGTTAACTAGTATTTTGCCATGATTTGCTCTGATCAGTGATTGTGGCTGCTGTTATCGTGTGTgctggactctgtgctgggtcTCCAGTGGCTCACATCCAGAGAGAGCTGGATTTATTTTGGAGGGTGAAAGGCTCCCTGTGTGTTTATACAATGGCTCAGGCCCTTGTGCAGTGCAGAGGGACCTCAAgaagcctccatctcccagggcATGGTGCATCCCCAGCTTCACAGAACAGGAGAGCTGTGGAGGAGTGTGGGCAGCAGGGTAGGAATGGATTTAGCCCTTGGCAACAACACACGTCCccacaaaacattttcttcatccattcatctgttgagggaCACTTGGGTCGCTTTCAccttttggctcttgtgaataatgctgctatgaacatgaagGTATAAGCACCTGTTTGAATCTCCCTGCAttcaattcttttgcatatataccaGGAGCAGAAttactggatcatgtggtaattctgtgtttatttatttgaggaaCAAACTTGTAGTTTTCCATTgcagctgcactattttacattcccaccaacagtgcattcGGCTTCCAATTCTCTATG
This region of Macaca fascicularis isolate 582-1 chromosome 1, T2T-MFA8v1.1 genomic DNA includes:
- the LOC102120158 gene encoding protein S100-A15A, which codes for MTDTPVEESLFQIIHCFHQYAARQGDVETLSLQELQALLVDNVPRFMDSLGRKEPYYITELFQAADKNKDNQICFDEFLYILGKLVKDYHLQYHRQLCAHHCARHSLY